A window from Enterocloster bolteae encodes these proteins:
- a CDS encoding glycoside hydrolase family 3 protein — MTTRGHSRKKRKQTGIKWLYITAAGLVCAVILAAILFKIRAGSMDSRRPAGTDASQETGAAGDRAGDGTGDPPNSENQPDPLSLSDKTNADNTDNADIRAVIRQMSLEQKAAQLFIITPEALTGFKTVTQAGDATYKALQEYPVGGLIYFPQNLQNPGQLKTMTAKTQEFASGLNQPPLFLSIDEEGGKVARIANHQGFDLPKVDTMAEIGKTGDTSRAYEAGSVIGGYLEEFGINLDFAPDADVLTNPDNTVVLDRSFGSDPVLVTQMVKAYMKGLEEHHVYGTPKHFPGHGATEGDSHKGFAYTYKTWDELEQAELVPFAGLIQDNTPFIMAGHISLPQVTGDDTPSSLSSQVLTDYLRETMGYNGIIITDALNMGAIQDNYPPDRAAVMALQAGADLLLMPADFKEAYNGVLDAVKTGELTEERIDQSLTRILGLKLTLPRHKR; from the coding sequence TTGACAACCAGAGGACATTCCAGAAAGAAAAGAAAACAAACAGGCATCAAATGGCTCTATATAACGGCGGCAGGACTGGTATGTGCCGTAATCCTTGCCGCCATCCTATTTAAAATCAGGGCCGGCAGCATGGATTCCCGGCGTCCGGCCGGGACAGACGCCTCACAGGAGACTGGGGCTGCCGGAGACAGGGCAGGTGACGGGACAGGTGATCCCCCAAATTCTGAGAACCAGCCGGATCCTTTAAGTCTATCGGATAAAACCAATGCAGACAACACAGATAACGCAGACATACGGGCCGTCATCAGACAGATGTCCCTGGAGCAGAAGGCGGCCCAGCTCTTTATCATTACCCCGGAAGCCCTTACCGGCTTTAAGACCGTAACCCAGGCAGGGGATGCCACATACAAGGCATTGCAGGAATACCCGGTGGGCGGGCTTATCTATTTTCCCCAAAACCTGCAAAACCCAGGCCAGCTTAAAACCATGACAGCCAAAACCCAGGAATTTGCGTCCGGCCTGAACCAGCCTCCACTGTTCCTCTCCATTGACGAGGAAGGCGGTAAAGTGGCCCGTATCGCAAACCACCAGGGCTTTGATCTGCCCAAGGTGGATACCATGGCTGAAATAGGAAAGACCGGGGATACTTCCAGGGCATACGAGGCAGGTTCTGTTATCGGAGGATATTTGGAAGAATTTGGAATTAATTTGGACTTTGCGCCGGATGCAGACGTACTGACCAACCCGGACAATACCGTTGTGCTGGACCGCTCCTTTGGTTCGGATCCGGTTCTGGTAACACAGATGGTAAAGGCCTACATGAAGGGGCTGGAAGAACACCATGTCTATGGGACTCCCAAACACTTTCCGGGCCACGGGGCCACAGAGGGGGACAGCCATAAGGGATTTGCTTATACCTATAAGACATGGGACGAACTGGAGCAGGCAGAGTTGGTTCCCTTTGCCGGCCTGATTCAGGACAACACGCCCTTCATTATGGCAGGCCATATCTCTCTGCCTCAGGTTACAGGAGACGACACCCCATCCTCCCTGTCCTCCCAAGTGCTCACAGATTACCTGCGGGAGACTATGGGGTATAATGGAATCATCATCACCGACGCCCTTAACATGGGAGCCATACAGGACAATTATCCCCCGGACCGGGCCGCTGTTATGGCCCTGCAGGCAGGCGCTGACCTGTTGCTCATGCCCGCTGACTTTAAGGAAGCTTATAACGGGGTACTGGATGCAGTAAAAACAGGAGAATTGACAGAGGAGCGCATCGACCAGTCTCTGACCCGCATTCTGGGCCTAAAACTGACCCTTCCCCGTCACAAACGCTGA
- a CDS encoding Zn-dependent hydrolase translates to MDINQDRLWSDIQELGRIGRSPDGGITRLAFTPQDRQAQDWLEARMRDAGLAVREDAAGNLIGELCGSRPEKPCVMCGSHYDTVPGGGQFDGTLGILSALEAVRRIREQGTVTERTIRLAAFKDEEGSRFGYGMVGSKSICGILDPEGLTSVDKDGISLEQAMADYGCRPGQLASCKMEDVGTYLELHIEQGKVLEDHGASIGVVSGIAGLVRYTVEIRGESGHAGATPMKARKDPVPAMCRWIDRVTELAGARESCVATVGSITAYPGARNVICERVVFSLDLRSIRQEDLREIAEEMERYGAELSSLHGVEVSLRPDQALPPCRCHEPLREAIKNICRSEGYSFMELMSGAGHDCMNFKDVCPTAMIFVPSEGGVSHRKEEFTSREDCVRGAGVLLGLLLETAGVSDKID, encoded by the coding sequence ATGGATATTAACCAGGACAGGTTGTGGTCGGATATCCAGGAGTTGGGAAGGATTGGGCGCAGCCCGGACGGCGGCATTACCCGTCTGGCCTTTACGCCCCAGGACCGGCAGGCACAGGACTGGCTGGAAGCCAGGATGAGAGACGCCGGACTTGCCGTAAGGGAGGACGCGGCCGGCAATCTGATCGGGGAGCTCTGCGGCAGCCGGCCTGAAAAGCCATGTGTCATGTGCGGATCCCATTACGACACCGTGCCGGGCGGCGGGCAGTTTGACGGGACCCTTGGAATCCTCTCGGCCCTGGAGGCAGTGCGAAGGATCCGGGAGCAGGGAACCGTCACAGAGCGGACCATACGCCTGGCAGCCTTTAAGGACGAGGAGGGAAGCCGCTTTGGATATGGGATGGTGGGCAGTAAATCTATCTGCGGCATACTGGACCCTGAGGGACTTACGTCCGTGGATAAGGATGGAATCTCCCTGGAACAGGCCATGGCTGATTACGGGTGCAGGCCCGGCCAGCTGGCTTCCTGTAAGATGGAGGACGTGGGGACGTATCTGGAGCTTCACATCGAGCAGGGAAAGGTGCTGGAGGACCATGGGGCGTCCATCGGCGTTGTAAGCGGCATAGCCGGGCTGGTGCGGTATACGGTGGAGATACGGGGAGAAAGCGGACACGCAGGCGCCACGCCCATGAAGGCCAGAAAGGATCCGGTTCCAGCCATGTGCCGGTGGATTGACAGGGTAACGGAGCTGGCAGGGGCACGGGAGTCATGTGTGGCCACTGTGGGCTCCATTACAGCATACCCAGGAGCGCGGAATGTAATCTGTGAGCGTGTGGTGTTTTCACTGGATCTGCGTTCTATCCGCCAGGAGGACCTGAGGGAAATCGCGGAGGAGATGGAGCGGTACGGGGCAGAGCTGTCCTCACTCCACGGCGTGGAGGTGAGCCTAAGGCCTGACCAGGCGCTTCCACCATGCCGCTGTCATGAACCTCTCCGGGAAGCCATAAAGAATATCTGCCGGTCAGAGGGGTATTCTTTTATGGAACTGATGAGCGGGGCAGGCCATGACTGTATGAATTTTAAGGATGTGTGCCCCACTGCCATGATTTTCGTGCCGTCAGAGGGAGGAGTGTCCCACAGGAAGGAGGAGTTTACTTCCAGGGAGGACTGCGTCCGCGGGGCCGGGGTGCTGCTGGGGCTTCTGCTTGAGACGGCAGGCGTTTCAGATAAGATTGACTGA
- a CDS encoding NCS2 family permease has protein sequence MEKLEEFFKLKERGTSVKIEVLAGITTFMTMAYVLVVQPGAIIGFGDAVSFTDINGLVITKEAIAVTCAVISALITLLMGFYANLPFALATGMGTNFMFGALLQSNTLSFGAIMAITLISGLIFVVLTIFGVRDLIVKAIPKNIKVAIGSAIGFYIAYLGFKNSGIGTFTNGIGMGNFKEPAVFIALLGLVIIAVLTAYRVNGAILIGIVAVTVMGIPLGVTTLPDTFAKIPDVSSWGNIVFCFDFKGLLSFQAIIYVFIAFCGDFFSTLGTVLGVAGKAGMLDEDGNMPGIQKPFLVDAIGTCVGACTGNTTITTFVESTSGVEAGGRTGLTSIVVAVLFAVMVFFSPLILMIPDAATGPALIFVGFLMVSGIRNIDFSDFTEAFGPFVMIMFVIFCGSIAAGIAAGILAYIIIKTATGKFKELHPVMYVLAVPLVMYFVFK, from the coding sequence ATGGAAAAATTAGAAGAATTTTTTAAGTTAAAAGAAAGGGGAACCAGTGTCAAGATAGAGGTCCTGGCAGGTATTACCACGTTCATGACCATGGCCTATGTGCTGGTGGTGCAGCCCGGCGCCATCATTGGTTTCGGGGATGCGGTATCCTTTACAGATATAAACGGGCTGGTTATCACCAAGGAGGCAATTGCGGTTACATGTGCTGTCATCAGCGCGCTTATTACCCTGCTTATGGGCTTTTACGCCAACCTGCCCTTTGCGCTGGCAACGGGTATGGGAACGAATTTCATGTTCGGCGCCCTGCTCCAGTCCAATACCCTGTCCTTTGGCGCCATCATGGCCATAACCCTGATTTCCGGCCTGATTTTTGTGGTTCTGACCATATTCGGGGTAAGGGATTTGATTGTCAAGGCCATACCCAAAAACATAAAGGTGGCCATTGGGTCGGCAATCGGTTTCTACATTGCCTACCTGGGCTTTAAGAATTCGGGCATCGGAACCTTTACAAATGGAATCGGAATGGGGAATTTCAAGGAACCGGCTGTATTTATCGCCCTGCTGGGTCTGGTTATCATTGCCGTTCTGACGGCATACAGGGTAAACGGGGCCATCCTCATCGGAATTGTTGCTGTCACTGTGATGGGAATTCCTTTGGGTGTGACCACCCTGCCGGATACCTTTGCCAAGATACCGGATGTTTCATCCTGGGGAAATATTGTATTCTGCTTTGATTTCAAAGGACTGTTGTCCTTCCAGGCCATCATATACGTATTCATTGCCTTTTGCGGGGACTTTTTCTCCACGCTGGGAACTGTGCTGGGAGTGGCCGGCAAGGCAGGCATGCTGGATGAGGACGGAAACATGCCGGGAATCCAGAAACCCTTCCTGGTAGATGCCATCGGCACCTGTGTGGGAGCCTGTACCGGCAATACCACCATCACCACCTTTGTGGAATCCACATCAGGCGTGGAGGCGGGCGGCAGAACCGGCCTGACCAGTATTGTGGTAGCCGTTCTCTTTGCTGTCATGGTGTTCTTTTCGCCCCTGATTCTGATGATACCGGACGCAGCCACTGGCCCTGCCCTTATCTTTGTGGGATTTTTGATGGTATCAGGCATCAGGAACATTGATTTCAGCGATTTCACGGAAGCCTTCGGCCCCTTTGTCATGATTATGTTTGTTATTTTCTGCGGAAGCATTGCGGCGGGAATCGCGGCAGGCATTCTGGCATATATCATCATCAAGACTGCCACGGGTAAGTTTAAGGAGCTGCATCCGGTCATGTACGTGCTGGCTGTTCCGCTGGTCATGTATTTTGTGTTTAAATAG
- the ade gene encoding adenine deaminase, with protein sequence MKIQPRDKRALLRAALGEIKSDLAIKNVQLVNVITGEIYPASVYVYDGFISHVEYKEPGREEQFAKEVVDGQGKYLIPGLIDAHEHIESSMMTPRNFAKAVIPKGTTTVITDPHEIGNVWGIEGVRYMHEASEGLPMRQLIDIPSCVPAVPGLEHAGAEFGPAQIEELAKLERVVGLAEVMDYLDVIHGGDRMMDIIRTAEEHGLYLQGHAPFVEGRMLSAYLCGGPNTCHESRTAEEALEKMRSGMRVDARDSSITKNVEAIWSGVKDFRFFDNFCLCTDDREADDILHNGHINDVVRAAIRYGMEPVAAIKSATLNSAREAGLQNLGAVAPGYAADMLLVDDLRELTPSHVFYAGKLVAQEGRLLAEIEDKSYPLESANSVHVRKLAAEDFTIHPPVSQGKVKVNLMKYYDMNLSTTDIVCEEVWVKDGRIDISGDQDLKFVAVVNRYEGNDNIALGLVRGFGTKTGALASTVSHDSHNLTIVYDNPEEALMAAEELARTGGGMCAVKEGKILHTLALPLAGLMSLKPAEELAEDSAVMKDANRALGLTNMENPLLRIVTLALPVIPDAKMSDMGLVQVTAKRIVPLFPE encoded by the coding sequence ATGAAGATACAGCCAAGAGATAAAAGAGCACTTCTCAGGGCAGCTCTGGGAGAGATAAAAAGTGATTTGGCCATAAAGAATGTACAGCTGGTCAATGTGATTACCGGGGAAATTTACCCGGCCAGTGTTTATGTATATGACGGCTTCATTAGCCATGTGGAGTATAAGGAGCCGGGCCGGGAGGAACAGTTTGCGAAAGAAGTGGTGGACGGACAGGGAAAATACCTGATTCCGGGTCTGATAGACGCCCATGAGCATATTGAGAGTTCCATGATGACACCCAGGAATTTTGCAAAGGCAGTGATTCCCAAGGGAACCACCACGGTCATCACAGATCCCCATGAGATTGGAAATGTATGGGGCATTGAGGGAGTGCGGTATATGCATGAGGCTTCGGAGGGCCTTCCCATGCGCCAGCTGATTGACATACCCAGCTGCGTGCCGGCTGTGCCCGGACTGGAGCATGCAGGCGCCGAGTTTGGGCCGGCCCAGATAGAGGAGCTGGCTAAGCTGGAGCGGGTGGTGGGGCTGGCGGAAGTCATGGATTATCTGGATGTGATTCATGGCGGCGACCGCATGATGGATATTATCAGAACAGCCGAGGAGCACGGCTTGTACCTCCAGGGCCACGCCCCCTTTGTGGAGGGAAGGATGCTGTCCGCCTATCTGTGCGGCGGTCCTAACACCTGCCACGAATCCAGGACGGCGGAGGAAGCCCTGGAGAAGATGAGAAGCGGCATGCGGGTGGATGCCAGGGACAGCTCCATCACCAAGAATGTGGAGGCCATATGGAGCGGAGTTAAGGATTTCCGTTTCTTTGACAACTTCTGTCTCTGCACCGATGACAGAGAGGCCGATGATATCCTTCACAACGGCCACATCAATGATGTGGTCAGGGCAGCCATAAGATACGGCATGGAGCCGGTGGCAGCCATCAAGAGCGCCACCCTGAATTCCGCCAGGGAGGCGGGATTGCAGAACCTGGGCGCTGTGGCGCCGGGATATGCGGCCGATATGCTTCTGGTAGATGATTTGAGGGAGCTGACGCCCAGCCATGTGTTCTACGCAGGTAAGCTGGTGGCACAGGAGGGCAGGCTGCTGGCAGAAATTGAGGACAAATCCTATCCTCTGGAGTCAGCCAACTCAGTCCACGTAAGGAAGCTGGCCGCGGAGGACTTTACCATCCATCCGCCTGTATCCCAGGGAAAAGTAAAGGTCAATCTGATGAAATACTATGACATGAATCTCTCCACCACGGATATCGTGTGCGAGGAGGTTTGGGTAAAGGACGGCAGAATAGATATAAGCGGGGACCAGGACCTGAAATTTGTGGCAGTGGTCAACCGCTATGAGGGCAATGACAACATAGCCCTGGGTCTGGTCAGGGGCTTTGGCACAAAGACAGGCGCCCTGGCATCCACGGTATCCCATGACAGTCACAATCTTACCATTGTGTACGACAACCCGGAGGAAGCCCTTATGGCGGCAGAGGAGCTGGCGCGCACAGGCGGCGGTATGTGCGCCGTGAAGGAGGGAAAGATTCTTCACACATTGGCTTTGCCGCTGGCAGGCCTTATGTCCCTTAAGCCCGCAGAGGAGCTGGCAGAGGACAGCGCTGTGATGAAGGATGCCAACAGGGCCCTGGGCCTTACCAATATGGAAAATCCTTTGCTCCGCATTGTAACCCTTGCCCTTCCGGTTATACCTGATGCCAAGATGTCAGATATGGGGCTGGTGCAGGTGACCGCAAAACGGATTGTGCCTCTGTTTCCGGAGTAA
- a CDS encoding 2-hydroxyacyl-CoA dehydratase: MKLHTNTLTLGIDIGSTTVKVALLNQASHIVFSDYERHYANIQETLAGLLKKAREITGPIQVIPVITGSGGLTLSSHLEVPFVQEVVAVASALQDFAPQTDVAIELGGEDAKIIYFTGGIDQRMNGICAGGTGSFIDQMAALLQTDASGLNDYAEHYKAIYPIAARCGVFAKSDIQPLINEGATREDLAASIFQAVVNQTISGLACGKPIRGNVAFLGGPLHFLPQLRESFIRTLRLTPEQVIAPDHSHLFAAVGAAMNPQDNQEAIPLETLIQRLSSGIKMDFEVKRMEPLFKDQEDYDRFCARHASNHVKSGDLSSYEGCCYLGIDAGSTTTKAALVGEDGTLLYRFYDNNNGSPLATAIRAIREIKEQLPETARIAYSCSTGYGEALLKAALMLDEGEVETISHYYAAAFFEPDVDCILDIGGQDMKCIKIKDGTVDSVQLNEACSSGCGSFIETFARSLNYNVEDFAREALFAKNPTDLGTRCTVFMNSNVKQAQKEGATVADISAGLAYSVIKNALFKVIKITNASDLGEHVVVQGGTFYNDAVLRSFEKISGCPAVRPDIAGIMGAFGAALIARERYHMASEPETSMLSLERIIGLKYSTSMTRCKGCNNHCVLTINQFGSGRRFISGNRCERGLGLEKAKKEIPNLFDYKYHRMFDYESLPMDQADRGTVGIPRVLNMYENFPFWAVFFKKLRYHVVLSPQSTRQLYELGIESIPSESECYPAKLVHGHVTWLIKQGVKFIFYPCIPYERNESPDAGNHYNCPMVTSYAENIKNNVEALAEENVRFMNPFMAFTNEEILTDTLVKEFSRTFQIPAAEVRMAAHAAWQELTASRDDLMKKGEETLAWLKEHGKRGIVLAGRPYHVDPEIHHGIPELITSYGFAVLTEDSISHLGRVERPLVVTDQWMYHSRLYAAASFVKTQDNLDLIQLNSFGCGLDAVTTDQVADILTHSGKIYTVLKIDEVNNLGAARIRIRSLIAALKVRDQRHFERRVVSSAYHRVVFTKEMKKDYTLLCPQMSPIHFDLLEPAIRSFGYKIEVLQNHNRNAVDVGLQYVNNDACYPSLIVIGQIMDALLSGKYDLDHTAVLMSQTGGGCRASNYIGFIRRALEKAGMPQIPVISVNANGMETNPGFTFTVPLLTKAMQAIVYGDIFMRVLYATRPYEAEPGSANALHMKWKARCIASLSKKNAAMIEFGRNIKGIIRDFDALPRLDVKKPKVGIVGEILVKFSPLANNHIVELLESEGAEAVMPDLMDFLLYSFYNSNFKAEHLGSKKSTARLCNAGIALLEYFRRTARKELTASMHFTPPSAINELAQMAKGFVSLGNQTGEGWFLTGEMLELIHSGVNNIICTQPFGCLPNHIVGKGVIKELRRNYPLSNIIAVDYDPGASEVNQLNRIKLMLATAQKNLKTESSREDRGNGRRPVAAYSPCLGTMSHT; encoded by the coding sequence ATGAAATTACATACAAATACCCTTACGCTTGGAATCGACATTGGTTCCACAACCGTCAAAGTTGCACTGTTAAATCAGGCTTCCCATATAGTATTCTCCGATTATGAACGCCATTATGCCAATATACAGGAAACTCTGGCGGGACTTTTAAAAAAGGCCCGTGAGATAACCGGACCCATTCAGGTAATCCCTGTTATAACCGGTTCCGGAGGGCTCACCCTCTCCTCCCATCTGGAGGTTCCCTTTGTCCAGGAGGTAGTGGCCGTGGCCTCTGCGCTTCAGGACTTCGCGCCTCAGACCGATGTGGCCATCGAGCTGGGCGGTGAGGACGCAAAAATTATTTATTTCACCGGAGGCATCGACCAGAGAATGAACGGAATCTGTGCGGGAGGCACCGGTTCTTTTATTGACCAGATGGCGGCCCTGCTCCAGACGGACGCTTCCGGCCTCAATGATTATGCAGAACATTATAAGGCCATATACCCCATTGCGGCCCGCTGCGGTGTGTTTGCAAAATCCGACATACAGCCCCTGATTAATGAGGGCGCCACCAGGGAAGACCTGGCTGCCTCTATTTTCCAGGCCGTGGTCAATCAGACCATCAGCGGTCTGGCCTGCGGCAAGCCTATCCGGGGAAATGTGGCGTTCTTAGGCGGTCCCCTCCACTTCCTGCCTCAGCTTCGGGAAAGCTTCATCCGCACCCTGCGCCTGACGCCGGAGCAGGTTATTGCGCCGGATCACTCCCACCTGTTCGCTGCTGTGGGGGCAGCCATGAATCCCCAGGATAACCAGGAGGCTATTCCCCTGGAGACCCTGATTCAGAGACTGTCCTCAGGCATTAAGATGGATTTTGAGGTCAAGCGCATGGAGCCCCTCTTTAAGGACCAGGAAGACTATGACCGGTTCTGTGCCCGCCATGCCAGCAACCATGTAAAGAGCGGGGACCTGTCCTCCTATGAGGGGTGCTGCTACCTGGGCATTGACGCCGGTTCCACCACCACCAAGGCTGCCCTGGTAGGCGAGGACGGCACACTGCTGTACCGTTTCTATGACAATAACAACGGAAGCCCTCTGGCCACTGCCATCCGGGCTATCCGGGAGATAAAGGAACAGCTGCCTGAAACCGCCCGTATTGCCTACTCCTGTTCCACCGGTTACGGCGAAGCCTTGTTAAAGGCAGCCCTGATGCTGGATGAGGGAGAGGTGGAGACCATATCCCACTACTATGCGGCTGCTTTCTTTGAGCCGGATGTGGACTGTATTCTGGACATCGGCGGACAGGATATGAAGTGCATCAAGATTAAGGACGGCACAGTGGACAGCGTACAGCTCAACGAGGCATGCTCCTCCGGCTGCGGTTCTTTTATCGAGACCTTTGCCAGGAGCCTGAACTACAATGTGGAGGATTTTGCCAGGGAAGCCCTGTTTGCCAAAAATCCCACGGACCTGGGCACCCGCTGCACGGTATTCATGAATTCCAATGTAAAGCAGGCCCAGAAGGAAGGAGCCACCGTGGCCGACATTTCCGCGGGTCTGGCTTATTCCGTTATTAAGAACGCATTATTTAAGGTAATTAAGATAACAAATGCTTCCGACCTCGGAGAACACGTGGTGGTCCAGGGAGGCACTTTCTACAACGATGCCGTGCTCAGAAGCTTTGAAAAAATATCAGGATGCCCGGCAGTACGCCCGGACATCGCAGGCATCATGGGCGCCTTTGGCGCTGCCCTCATTGCCAGGGAACGCTATCACATGGCCAGTGAACCGGAGACCTCCATGCTCTCCCTTGAAAGGATCATCGGCCTTAAGTACAGCACCTCCATGACCCGCTGCAAGGGCTGCAACAACCACTGTGTGCTGACCATCAACCAGTTTGGAAGCGGACGCCGCTTTATCTCAGGCAACCGCTGTGAGAGGGGTCTTGGCCTTGAAAAGGCCAAGAAAGAGATTCCCAATCTGTTTGATTACAAGTACCACCGGATGTTTGACTACGAATCCCTGCCCATGGACCAGGCGGACCGCGGTACGGTAGGCATTCCCAGGGTGCTCAACATGTATGAAAACTTCCCCTTCTGGGCTGTGTTCTTTAAGAAGCTGCGCTACCATGTGGTGCTGTCTCCCCAGTCCACCAGGCAGCTCTATGAGCTGGGAATCGAATCCATCCCCAGCGAATCCGAGTGTTATCCTGCCAAGCTGGTACACGGACATGTGACCTGGCTCATCAAGCAGGGCGTAAAGTTCATCTTCTACCCCTGCATCCCCTATGAGCGCAATGAAAGCCCGGACGCAGGCAACCACTACAACTGCCCCATGGTCACCTCCTATGCGGAAAACATTAAAAATAACGTGGAGGCGCTGGCCGAGGAAAACGTGCGTTTTATGAATCCCTTTATGGCGTTTACCAACGAGGAGATTCTCACCGATACCCTTGTAAAGGAATTTTCCAGGACATTCCAGATTCCGGCTGCCGAAGTCAGGATGGCTGCCCATGCCGCCTGGCAGGAGCTGACTGCCTCCCGCGATGATTTGATGAAAAAAGGCGAGGAGACTCTGGCCTGGCTGAAGGAACACGGAAAGAGGGGCATAGTCCTGGCCGGCAGGCCCTATCATGTGGACCCTGAGATTCATCACGGTATACCGGAGCTGATTACCTCTTATGGATTTGCCGTCCTCACCGAGGATTCCATATCCCATCTGGGCAGGGTGGAACGGCCTCTGGTGGTGACGGACCAGTGGATGTACCACTCCCGCCTTTACGCTGCTGCCAGCTTTGTAAAGACCCAGGATAATCTGGATCTGATTCAGCTCAATTCCTTTGGCTGCGGGCTGGATGCAGTGACCACGGACCAGGTTGCCGATATCCTGACCCATTCCGGCAAGATTTATACGGTGTTAAAGATTGACGAGGTCAATAACCTGGGAGCTGCCAGAATACGTATCCGCTCCCTCATCGCAGCCTTAAAGGTAAGGGACCAGAGACATTTTGAGCGCAGGGTGGTGTCCAGCGCCTATCACCGGGTGGTGTTCACCAAGGAGATGAAGAAGGATTACACCCTTCTCTGCCCCCAGATGTCGCCCATTCATTTTGACCTTCTGGAGCCGGCCATCCGCTCCTTTGGATATAAAATCGAGGTATTGCAGAACCACAACAGAAACGCAGTGGACGTGGGACTCCAATATGTAAATAACGACGCCTGCTACCCGTCCCTCATTGTCATCGGACAAATCATGGACGCCCTGCTGTCAGGCAAATATGACCTGGACCACACGGCTGTCCTCATGAGCCAGACCGGCGGCGGCTGCCGCGCATCCAACTACATCGGCTTCATCCGCAGGGCTCTGGAAAAGGCGGGAATGCCCCAGATACCGGTCATCTCCGTCAACGCCAACGGCATGGAGACAAATCCCGGCTTCACCTTCACCGTGCCTCTGCTGACAAAAGCCATGCAGGCCATTGTGTACGGGGATATCTTCATGCGGGTTCTCTATGCCACCCGGCCCTATGAGGCAGAACCAGGCAGTGCCAATGCCCTTCACATGAAATGGAAGGCCCGCTGCATTGCCTCCCTGTCCAAGAAAAACGCGGCCATGATAGAATTCGGACGCAATATAAAGGGGATTATCCGGGATTTTGACGCTCTCCCAAGGCTGGATGTAAAGAAGCCAAAGGTGGGCATTGTAGGGGAAATCCTGGTGAAATTCTCACCTCTGGCCAACAACCACATTGTGGAGCTGCTGGAATCCGAGGGTGCCGAGGCAGTGATGCCGGATTTGATGGATTTCCTGCTGTATTCCTTCTACAACAGCAACTTTAAGGCCGAGCACCTGGGCTCCAAAAAATCCACCGCCAGACTGTGCAACGCAGGCATTGCCTTGTTGGAGTATTTCCGCAGGACAGCCAGGAAGGAACTGACGGCCAGTATGCATTTTACGCCCCCATCAGCCATCAACGAGCTGGCCCAGATGGCCAAAGGCTTCGTATCCCTGGGCAACCAGACCGGCGAGGGATGGTTCCTGACCGGCGAAATGCTGGAGCTGATTCACAGCGGCGTAAACAACATCATCTGTACCCAGCCCTTCGGATGCCTGCCCAACCACATCGTCGGCAAAGGCGTCATCAAGGAACTGCGCCGGAATTACCCCCTGTCCAATATCATCGCCGTGGACTACGACCCTGGCGCCAGCGAAGTGAACCAGTTAAACAGAATCAAGCTCATGCTGGCCACAGCCCAGAAGAACCTGAAAACAGAGAGTTCCCGGGAGGACCGCGGAAACGGAAGGCGCCCCGTGGCTGCCTACAGCCCCTGCCTGGGAACCATGTCGCATACATAA
- a CDS encoding magnesium transporter CorA family protein yields MIRIFKTEDGAMHEKEEMQPGCWIALTNPTASEIIDIADTYQIDPDHLRAPLDEEERSRIEVEDEYTLILVDIPSIEERNGKDWFVTIPLAIITTKDVLITVCLEETPVLTSFMDGRVRDFHTFMKTRFILQILYKNATQFLQYLRIIDKKSEVIERKLHQSQKNEELIELLELEKSLVYFTTSLRSNEVVLEKLLRIEKIKKYPEDTDLLEDVIVENKQAIEMANIYSGILSGTMDAFASVISNNLNIVMKFLATVTIVLSIPTMIASFYGMNVNSHGMPFADSPYGFAIVLGLTLLLSLFVAYIFNKKDLF; encoded by the coding sequence ATGATACGGATTTTTAAGACCGAAGACGGTGCTATGCACGAAAAGGAAGAGATGCAGCCTGGCTGCTGGATTGCGTTAACAAACCCTACAGCCTCAGAAATCATTGACATCGCAGATACCTATCAGATTGATCCGGACCATTTGCGGGCGCCTCTGGATGAGGAAGAGCGGTCCCGTATAGAGGTGGAGGATGAATACACCCTGATTCTGGTGGACATTCCTTCCATAGAGGAGCGCAACGGCAAGGACTGGTTTGTCACCATCCCTCTGGCTATCATCACCACCAAGGATGTGCTGATTACGGTCTGCCTGGAGGAGACGCCTGTGCTCACTTCCTTTATGGACGGAAGGGTGAGGGATTTCCACACCTTCATGAAAACCAGGTTTATCCTGCAGATTCTCTATAAAAATGCCACCCAGTTCCTGCAATACCTCCGAATCATTGATAAAAAGAGTGAAGTCATTGAGCGCAAGCTCCACCAGTCCCAGAAGAACGAGGAGCTGATTGAGCTTTTGGAGCTGGAGAAGTCGCTGGTATACTTTACCACCTCCCTTCGTTCCAACGAGGTGGTGCTGGAAAAGCTGCTGCGCATTGAGAAGATAAAGAAGTACCCGGAGGACACGGACCTGCTGGAGGATGTAATCGTGGAGAACAAGCAGGCCATTGAGATGGCCAACATATACAGCGGCATCTTGAGCGGCACCATGGATGCGTTTGCATCGGTTATCTCCAACAACCTGAATATTGTCATGAAGTTTCTGGCTACCGTTACCATTGTTCTGTCCATACCAACCATGATTGCCAGCTTCTACGGCATGAACGTAAACTCTCATGGCATGCCTTTTGCGGACAGTCCCTACGGATTTGCCATAGTACTGGGCCTGACCCTTCTGCTGTCACTGTTTGTTGCGTATATATTTAATAAGAAAGACCTGTTTTAA